The Tautonia plasticadhaerens nucleotide sequence AGATCGACGTCGATCGAGATCGAACCCGACCGCCAGGCCATTTCGCCCTGCCCGAACCTCCCACCAAGCCCCTCGCACGTCTCATCACCCTCCGCTCGTCAACGCGCCGCCGCCCTCGGCCGGGTAGTTCCTCGTGAGGCCCGGACGATCGGGCCCCGCCTCGGGGCCAGCCCCTCACGAGGAGACCACCACGTTGGCCCACGAACTCGCAACGATCAACGGCCGCACCGCCATGATGTACGTCGGGGAGGTCTCCTGGCACGGCCTGGGCTCCCGCCTCGACGCCCCGGCCACCGCTAGTGAGGCCATCGCCGCCGCCGGGCTCGACTACGACGTCGCCCTGGTCGAACCGGCCACCGAGACCGGCATCCCCATCCCGAACAAGCGGGCCGTCGTACGCACCGACACCGACGACGTCCTGGGCGTCGTCGGGACCAGCTACGTCCCGGTCCAGAACCGCCAGGCCTTCGCCTTCCTGGACGCCATCGCCGCCGAGAGCGGCATCCGCTACCACACCGCCGGGGCCCTCCGGCGGGGAGAGCGGATCTGGTTGCTCGGCAAGCTCCCCGGCAGCATCCGGGTCAAGGGCTCGCACGACACCACCGAGAAGTACCTGCTGCTCTCCAACAGCCACGACGGCTCGTCGGCCCTGCGGGTCTTCTTCACCCCGATCAGGGTTGTCTGCAGCAACACGTTGGACATGGCCGACCGGGGCGGCCGGGGCGAGGGGATCGCCATCCGCCACAGCGGCAACCTGGCGGCCAAGGTTCGGCAGGCCCAGGAGGTCCTCGGCCTGGCCCGCCGCTACTACGACGACCTGGAAGTCCGCATCGACGCCCTGGCCGGCCACCATCCCACCGCCGCCCAACTCGCCCGCTACTTCGAGGCCCTGTATCCCGACCCGGAGCAGGGCAGCAACGCCCGGGCCCGCAACGCCCGCGACGCCCTCTACAACCTCTTCGAGCGGGGCAAGGGCCAGGACATCCCGCAGGTCCGGCACACGGCCTGGGCCGCCTACAACGCCGTCACCGAGTTCGTCGACCACCACCGCTCGACCCGGGGCCGGTCCGAGCACGAGCGGGGGGCCAACCGGCTCGAGTCCGCCTGGTTCGGCTCGGGCAACCGGCTGAAGGAGCGGGCCTTCCGGCTTGCCCTGGAGATGGCCGCCGGTTGAGGTGGCATACGGCCCCGTCAGGCCAAGGACGCCGGCGTTCCGGTTTCCTCCGGGGATGGCGTCCCAGCCCTGACGCGGTCGATCCACGCGTGGAGCGCCGCCATCGAGCGTCGGTGCATCTCCTCCCTCGACATCACCCCGTCGAGCGGGATCACCCCGTCGAGCGGGATCACCCCGTCGAGCGCGGCGTCCGCGAGGATGCGCTTGTACTCGATGCAGCGTTTCCTCAGGTCGTCCCAGGACCAGACCCCGGCGCGATCCTCCCGGAGGGCGACCATCGGGATGATGACCTCGATCTTCCTGAAGGCCGAGCCCTGCCGCCGGATGCGGCCGATGATCTGCTCGTACTCGGCGTGCGTCCAGGTGAGCGACAGGAAGACGAGCCGGTCGCAGACGTCCTGGAGGCCGTCCACGCCCGTCCCGATCGGCGCCGACCCGACCAGGACGTCGACCTCGCGCCTCTTGAACTTCCCGAGCCCCGCCTTGTCCTCGCCGGTGTAGACGCCGACCTTCAGGAACTCCCCGCCGGACGCCCCCGGGATCGCCTCGACGGCGGCGGTGACGGCCTCGACGATGCCCGTGACGTAGTGCGTGTAGATCATCGTTCCGGGGCGTACGACCTCCGGGAGGTACGCCAGCTTCGGGCCGAGGAGCTTCTGCTCCATCGACAGCACGTTGCCGGGCGTCCGCCAAGCGGGGCGAACGCTTCGAGGCGTTGGAGCCCCTGCGTCAGGGGGTGCGGGAGCACTTCGGCGGCTTCGACCGGGGGGTGGCCGAGGGGCTGGCGATCCGCCGCGATCACGGCAGTGCCCACATGAGCGATGACTTCCGCCGGGAGCTGGAGTCCCTCGGCATGGAGAGCGCGCCGGGCTTCGTGCGGGAGCCGCGGGGGGACGGCCGCGCCGAGCGGTTCATCCGCACGCCCGAGGAGCAGCTGTTGTGGATACGGGCCTTCGCCACGGTCGCCGAGCTGTCCGAGGCGTTGCGGGAGTTCAAGCACACCTAAGACGAGCGGTGGTTGATCGGCCGCCATGGCCATCGGCCGCCGAGTCAGGTGCGACGAGACCTCGCCGCTGGCCTGCCAGCAGCGGCGTGAGTACCATCAAGACCCCGTCCAGACAACTCAAAGGCGATACAAGGGAGATCGAGCAGTCGATCCTCCCGGAGGGTGCCTCGTAGTAGGCCTCGCCCAGCTCGTAGTCGTAGAACATGCTCGAGATCGGCGCGCGCCAGTCGTGGACCAGCGGCTCCTTGCTGTCGGGGTCGGCGAACGAGTGGACGCCGATGTCGACGTTGGCGAGGGCCCCGCTGTCTCGCATGTGTGTGTGGATGCGGCCGAAGTAGGGCGACTCGATCAGGCGTTCCAGCCGCCTGCGCTGCTCGAGGGCATGTTCGCCGACCCGGGACGCCATGTCGGCCGCCTGCCGCAGGTTTGCCTTGTCGGCGTGGTCGAGGTCGCGGCTGTGTTCCTGGAGCTGCATCTTGATCTCGTCCATCTCCCGGTGGCGCGCAACCACGCTCTCGTGGACCGCCTTCAGCGCGTCCCCGATCGTGCGCGTCATCGACTCGTGGTATTCCCGCTCCTCGGCCTCCGTCGGGTTCAGGTCCACGGTCGCGATCTCCGCCATTCCGGTGCCCTGCCGATCGTGGCTCATGTCGTCGTCCTCGCATGCCAGCCGGGCGTTCGTCGCCGGCCGGGTCGGTGTCTCTCTCTCGGGACGCAGCCGAGTTACGGAAGCCCTCCCGACGCCACTCAGCCGGCCGAGCCGAATCGGACGCCGGGGTTCCGGCCGCGGAAGGCGTCCAGGTCGAATGCGCTTTGGAACAGGGCGACCACCCGGCCGGAGCGGTCCAGCGTCAGGAGGGAGCCGGGGGGCATCCGCAGCAACGACGTCGGCTCGCTCTCGACCCGGTGAGCCATCGTGTATGGCAGCGGCTCCAGGTCCGTCGCCACCCCGTACTCCGACTCCAGCCGGGCCTGCACCACCTCGAACTGCAACGGCCCGACGGCGGCGAGGATCTGCTCCCGGCCTCCCTCCGCAGGATCGCTGAAGGCCTGGATCGCCCCCTCCTCGACGAGCTGCTCCATCCCCCGCGCGAACTGCTTGCGCCGCCTGGTGTCCCGGCAGGTCAGCACGGCGAAGTGCTCGGGGTCGAACTGCGGCAGCGGCTCGTACCGCACCGGCTCGCCCTGGTAGAGCGTGTCGCCCAGGCGGTACTGGCCCGTGCTCGCCAGGCCGATGATGTCGCCGGGGAACGCCTCCTCCACCGCCTCCCGGTCCTGGGCGAAGAGCCGGTGCGACCGGGACATGCGAAGCTTCTCGCCGGTGCGGGCGTTGACCACCTCCATGTCCCGGACGAATCGCCCCGAACAGACCCGGAGGAAGGCGATCCGGTCCCGGTGCTTCGAATCCATGTTCCCCTGAACCTTGAAGACGAAGCCGGAGAACTCGGGCCGGTCGGGGGGCACGGGCCCCCCGTCGCTCGGGCGAGGACCCGGCGGCGGGCTCAGGCTGAGGAACGCGTCCAGGAACGCCTCGACGCCGTAGTTGGTCAGGGCGCTGCCGAAGAGCACCGGCGTCACCTCGGCCCGGAGGAACCGCCCGGGGTCGAACGGCTCCCCGGCGCCGTCCAGCAGGGCGATCTCGTCGAGCAGGGCGGCCCTCGTCCCGGCATCCAGCAGCGGACAGGCGGGGTCGTCCCGGTCGCCGTCGGTCGTCGGCACCACCAGCGAGCCGGGGGCGCCGTCCTGGAAGATCGAGACCCGGCGGGTGCGGCGGTCGCAGAGGCCCCGGAAGTCCCGGCCCGAGCCGATCGGCCAGTTCAGCGGCGCCGCGCCGATGCCCAGCACCTCCTCCACCTCGCCCAGCACCTTCAGCGGGTCGCCGCCGGGCCGGTCCATCTTGTTGACGAACGTCAGGATCGGGATCTTCCGCAGGGCGCAGACCCGGAACAGCTTCTCGGTCTGCGCCTCGACCCCCCTGACGGCGTCGAGCACCATGACGGCGCAGTCGGCGGCCATGAGCGTGCGGTAGGTGTCCTCGCTGAAGTCCTGGTGGCCCGGCGTGTCGAGCAGGTTGATGCGGTGGCCCCGGTAGTCGATCGCCAGGGAGGTGGAGGTGACGGAGATGCCCCGCTGCCGCTCCAGGTCCATCCAGTCGGAGGCGGCGGCCCGTCGGGTCTTGCGGCCGCGAACCATGCCGGCCACGTCGAGGCGGCCGGCGTAGAGCAGCAGCTTCTCGGTCAGCGTCGTCTTGCCGGCGTCGGGGTGCGAGATGATGGCGAAGGTCCGTCGCCTGCGGACCTGTTCCCGGACCGCTGGATCGACGCCCCAGCCCCCCCGCGTCCCGACCGCTTCGCCTGCGGTCGTCGCACCGATCCCATCGGAATCACCGCCGATCGCCCGCTCGTCATGCCGGAGTCGCATCTCGTCGCCCCCTCTCGCTCGGTGAAGGTCTCGGCCGTCCCTCGGTTCGCCCGACTTCGGGCGTGGCCGGACGTGTCGAAGCCCTCGCCCCGGGGGCTCGTCGATTCACGCCGGTGATGGGTTGCCTGTCGTGGCCGCCGACGCAGGGAGTAGTCGGGCGGTCCACGGGCGATCGGGAGGCGCAGCGTGCTCAGCCCGGCGAGCGGGCGTGCCCGACTGCGTGGCCCTCACGCGGGAGGGGAGGGACGATCAGGGGGGACTGACCGGTGAGGTCGCGGCGAGGAGACGACGGCCTGGGATGCGGAGTCGGCCCGAGGCGGGGGCGCATGAGGAGGCGTAGAGATCGGGCCGGGTCGGCGGTCGGAGGGGAGCGATTGGCATCGTTGGGTGCCCGTGGTCAGCCGAACGTCGGGAGGAGGTCTCCTGTCGAGACATCACGTCACACGCGGGCGTCGGCGTTGGAGATTCTACCCGGAACGCATCGGTGGCGGAACCCGAGGGGCATCCCCCTCGTCCTGGAGCCGTGCCATCGGTGCCCGTCGCCCCGAGGAGGATGCTGGGGACGCCGAGGCGAAGGGCTCGAAGGGAGCTGAGCGGCGGGGCCGATCGCCCCGCCGACGCTCAGGCGGCCATCGGCTCCGCCCCGGTCGGAGACCTCGGCGACCGAGAGGGCGAGCCCGGATCAGGTCGAGGCCCCGCTCGTGGGGCACGGGTCGTTCGAGGATGACGTGGGCGACCTCGCGGCCCGGTGCGGAGACGACGACGCAGGAGTCGGGGAGGAATCGGTCGCCGCCGGTCGGCCGGCCGATCGGGCTCAGGCCGCGACTCCGCCGGTGATGCCGGGTCGGTCGGGGGGCGAGTCGCAGGAATGACTTCAGGGAGAGCGTTCGAGCAGCAACCGCTCCTCGCCCGCCCAGCGACCGACGACCCACTCGGCGACCCGATGCAGTTCCCGCTCGCCCTCCGACCTCGGCTCCCGGTGCCGCCCCTCGATGGCCCGCAGCCGATCCAGGGCGGCCCGGTACTCGGCCCGCTTCTCCGCCGTCAATTCGCCCCGATCCTCCATCGCCCGGACCCGCTCGAGGCTCGTCAGCGGCGAGGGCTGGCACCACGTCCGCTGGAAGTTGAAGGCGGCCTGGAGTTCCAGCACATCCTCGACCGCCTGAGTGGTCGAGGCCGCCCCGAACAGGTCGAGGCCCAGGATTTCCTTGTACCGCTCGAACGAGAGGTCGGGGTTGCGGACGAACTCCCGGTAGGCGATCCGCTGGACCCGCATCGGCAGCTCGTCGTAGGGCGGCTCGCCCGGATCGAGCCAGCCGAAGCCCAGCGGCACTTGGCGCTTGCCCTTGAGCCACGCCTGGCCCTCCTCGGCCTCGGCGGCGACGAACGTGAACGCCTCCAGCGAGGGGACGTAGCCCGTCGCCCCGATCTCCCTCGCATGCCGGGCACCGGCCCGGATCTCCTGCGGACCACGCCGGGCCGGCGAGTCGTCCCACCACAGGCTGCTCCTCGCCCGCTCGATCAGGTCGGGCTCGGGGCGGGCGCTGTGCGGCGTGAACACCAGCGACCAGCGGGGGTCGAACGGGAGCTTCGCCGCCTTGACGCCGAAGCCCGGCACGTCGGCCCCGCTGAAGTAGTGCGGGAAGACCACGACCGTCGCCTCGGCCTTCCGGGCCCAGACTTCCTCGGAGATCCCCCTGACGAACCGGAACTCCTCCTCGAAGAACCGATCGCCGCAGTCCCGGCAGTGGCAGATGGCGTAGTCGGACGACTCGATCAGGAGCCCGTCGGCGTCCGGGTAGGCGTCGAGCATCTCCCGGGCGTACTCCAGCATGAACCGCTGCGACTCGGGCCTCGACGGGCAGAGGTTGTAGCCCCAGCAGCCGATGCCGAACGGCTCGACGGGCATCCCGTCCTGACCGATCGCCCTGAGCTCCGGGTGCTCCAGCGGGTACTGGTTCACGCCGTCGTAGCCGAAGGGCGTGAAGCCCAGCAGCACGCGGATGCCCTTCGAGTGGGCGTGGTCGATCAGGTCACGCACGAAGTCCTCGCGGACGTTCTCATGGTCGGCGTTGTACCGCCAGGTGATCGGGTATTTCTCCGAGCGGAAGGCCCCGGCGACCCAGAGCAGCAGGGTGTTCCCGCCGTCGCCCTGGATGCCGTCGATGATCGTCTCCCAGGCGTCCAGGTCGTAGGTCGGCATCCGCATGAACGTGATGTAGTAGCCCCGCTGGGCGAACGGCCCGGCGGCCTTCGGATCATCGGCGGCGGGAAGCCACATCACGGTCAGGGCGGTCAGGGCGGTCAGGATCGGGAGCATGGGCGTCACGTCCCCTCTGCGGGTCGGTCGTGCGGGCAGGCCAGTTCGATGAGGAGATCCAGGCCGACGCCGACGGCATCGCAGGCCAGGTCGCCCCGGAGGAAGCCGTGGCCCGGGGCGAGACCGCCGAGGGGCACGCGGCGGATCACGTCGATCCGGGGGGCGTGGGGCACCCTTCACGCACCGGAACGTGCCGGAATCGTAATCGGACAGCCGGCCCGTCGACCTCAGTGTCGGAACAGGAACTCGGGGTGGTTCAGCAGCGACCAGAGCAGGTCCTCGGCGACCCGCCGGCGATCGGCCTGATCGGTCGCCTCGGCCAGTCGGGGGGTGACGAGGGCGGACTCCTCGTCCGAGGGGGGGCGGCAGACGGTCGCCAGGAACAGCTCCTCGACGATCGCCTCGTCGCCCGCCCCCGAGGCCATCAGTCGGCCGATCCGGTTGTCTTCCTCGGCCACCTTCTCGTGCACGGTCCGCCCGCCGACGAGTTGCAGGGCCTGCTCCAGGGTCGAGTCCCGCTCCCGCTCGCATTCGCAGGCTTCCGAGCGCGAGGGGCGGCCGAAGGTCCTCAGGAAGGGGTGCGAGAACTCGCCGTCGGGCACCTCGACGGCCCGGGTGCCGGGGGGGAGGTGGCCCAGCTGCTCGTCCACCCCGGCGGCCTGCGAGATCGCGTCGAGCAGGACCTCGGCCGGGAGCAGCGCGACCGTCGCCCGGGAGAAGTAGCGGTCGTCGTCGGCGTTGAACGCATTCGGCTCGGCGGATCGCTGGTAGGCCCGGCTCGCGCAGATCAGGCGGATCGTCCGCTTCACGTCGAAGCCGTGGGAGGCGAAGTCGTCGGCCAGGGCGTCCATCAGGCCTTCGGAGATCGGCGGGTTCGACGCCCTCAGGTCGTCGACCGGGTCGACGATCCCCCGGCCCATTAGGTGGAACCAGATCCGATTGACCGCGGCCCGGGCGAAGAAGGGGTTCTCGGGCGCGGTGATCCAGTCGGCCAGCGCCTCCCGGCGGTCCTCGTCCCGTTCCAGCGCGACGGCCGGCGCCCCCAGCGGCTTCGGGGCCATCACCCGGCCCGTCCGGGGCTGGCGGATCTCCCGATCGGGCTGGAGATAGACCGTCTCCTCCTTGTCGTAGGTCTCGAAGAACTGCGGCCCGTTCTTGTACCGGACCTGGCTGAAGAAGGCGGCCATGCCGTAGTAGTCGTCCTGGGTCCAGCGGTCGGCGACGTGGTTGTGGCACCGGGCGCACCGGAGCCTCAGCCCGAGGAACACCTGGCTGACCGTCTCGACCGCCTCCTCCGGGTCGCGGATCCGCCGGTAGAAGCTCGCCGGCGGGTTCACGTAGTTCGGCCCGTCGGCGGTGACGATCGCCCTCGCGAATTCGTCGAACGGGATGTTCGCGGCCACCTGGTCCCGGATCCACCGGTAGTAGCTGTACGCCCCCTTGTGGCCGGTGAACCGCTGGTTGCAACCGAGCCGGTCGGCCCACTTCATCGCCCAGAAGTCGACATATTCGGGACGCCCCAGGAGTCCGTCGATCACGAGCGCCCGCCTGTCCGGCCGGTCGTCGGCCAGGAAGGCCCGGATCTCCCCCGGGGTCGGGGGCAGGCCGATGAGGTCGAGGTGGGCCCGGCGCAGGAAGGTCGCGTCGTCGCAGGACCTCGAGGGCGGGATCCGGAGCAGTTCCAGCTTGGACGAGAGGTGCTCGTCGATGAAGTTGGCGTTCGGCGGATCGGTCCAGGCCAGGCCGTCGACCGGCTCCCGGAAGACCAGCCGGGTGGTGGCGACGAGGCTGCCGAAATTGACGAGGACGGTCGCCTCCCCGGTGCCCGCCTTGCGGGCCATCCCCCCCGGCCCGATCGTGGCGACCGTCGCGTCGGACGACTCGTAGCGGGCCAGCCGGGTCACGTCCCGGACGGTGCCGTCCTCGAAGTGGAGGCGGGCGGCGAGCTGCTGGGATTCGGCCGGCGCGTCGAGCACGCGGTCGCCGGGCAGGACTTCCAGCCGGGTCGGCACCGGTAGGCCCTCGGGCTCGGCCGCCAGCCCCTCGGCGATCCAGTCCCGGAGGATCCGGTACGTCGGGTCGTCCGGGCCGAACCGGCGGCCCCCTTCGTGGGCGACGGCGCCGGTGCCCTTGAGCAGCACGAGGCTCGACTCGGGGTCGAACGGATTGACCCGACGACTGCCGACCTCCCGGGAGAGGGTCGCGTGGTCCAGATCCGGGTCGAAGCCCCGGAGGCTGAGGCGGAAGCCCTCCTTGCCCGTCGGCGTGCCGTGGCAGGCCCCCTGGTTGCAGCCGGCCTTGGTCAACGCGGGCTGGACCTCGACCTCGAACCGTCGGGCGTGCTCGACCCCGGCGCGCTCGACCGTCACGGCCGCCGCCGCCTCGGCCGTGCCGACCCGAGCGACGACCCGGGCCTGCCCCGCCGAGGCCGGCCGGATCAGGCCGCCCGGGTAGACCTCGACGACCGGAGCCCCCGGGGAGGTGAACTCCGCCACGGCGGTCAGGTCGCGCACCGATCCGTCGTCGAAATACCCGGTGACGATCAGTTGCGCCTCGTCCCGGCTCCCGTCGAGGCGGACCTCCGCCGGCTCGACCGTCAGGAGGGCGGGCGTCTCGCCCCCGAGGACCACCGCCGGGGAGAGGGGCAACGGGGCGAGGGCGGCGGCCAAGGCGAGGGCCAGGGGGGGCGTCCGGCGGGCGGTCGGCGAGGGCCGGCGAGTCATGGCGTCCTCCTCCGGGGGGGGATCGGGCCGGGGGGTTCGGGGTGGAACCGCCGACCCTCCTTGTTTACAACATATTTAACGCAGGACAGCCCCGGGACGCGAGGGCGATCCCCCGATCAGCCGGAGGGCGAGGCGATGCGACGCGATCCGATCGGATGCCGGGAGTTCGCACGGGGCCGGGCCAGCCGACGCCAGGCCCTCCGGGTCGGCGCCCTGGGCTGGCTCGGCCTGGGCCTCGCTGACGTGCTCCGGGCCGAGGGCTCGGCGGGCTCCCCGCCGGTCCGGGCGAAGTCGGTCATCTTCCTCCACCAGTTCGGCGGCGCCAGCCACCACGACACCTTCGACATGAAGCCGGAGGCCCCGGCCGAGATCCGGGGGGAATTCTCGCCGATCGCCTCGACGCTCGACGGCGTCTCGGTCTGCGAACACCTGCCGAGGATGGCGCGGGTGATGGACAAGGTCTGCCTCGTCCGGTCGGTCCAGCACGGCACGAGCGCCCACAACTCGGCGGCCTACTACTCGCTGACCGGCCACAAGCCGCTGATCGACATCGTCACAGCGAACGCCTCCGCCACCGATTTCCCCGCCTACGGCGCGATCGTCGACCACCTCGCCCCGAGCCCCCGGCGGATCCCGACGGCCGTCTCACTGCCGACGATGATCGCCGACGGCCCGTTCCGCACGCCGGGGGAGTTCGCCGGGTTCCTCGGCAAGGGGCATGACCCGCTGTTCGTCCTCAAGGACCCGAACCGGGACGGGTTCTCGGTCGAGGAGCTGAGCCTGCCGATGGAGGTCTCCGCCTCCCGGGCCGGCGACCGCCGGTCGATGCTTGCCGGCCTGGCCCGGCATGCCCGGCTGGGAGACCGCCTCGCGCAGGTCCGGGGCATGGACGCCTACCAGCAGCGGGCCTTCGACCTGCTCACCTCCCCCCAGACGCAAACCGCCTTCGACATCCACGCCGAGGCCGAGTCCGTCCGGGACCGCTACGGCCGGACCACCTACGGCCAGAGCGTCCTGCTGGCCCGGAGGCTGGTCGAGGCCGGGGTCCGGTTCGTCACGGTCTACTATTCCCCCGGGATCGGCGGCTGGGACACGCACAAGGACAATTTCAACACCCTCCGGGACTCCCGCCTGCCGATCACCGACCAGACCCTCTCCGCCCTGCTCGAGGACCTCGACGATCGCGGGATGCTCGACGAGACGATGGTCGTCTGGGCCGGCGAGTTCGGCCGGACGCCGAGGATCAACCGGGATGCCGGGCGCGACCACTGGCCCAAGTGCTACACGATCCTGATGGCCGGCGGCGGGCTCCGACGGGGCTATGTCCACGGCGCCTCCGACGCCTCGGGCGCCTTCCCCGTCGCCGACCCCTGCTCGCCCGACGACG carries:
- a CDS encoding helicase C-terminal domain-containing protein, producing the protein MLSMEQKLLGPKLAYLPEVVRPGTMIYTHYVTGIVEAVTAAVEAIPGASGGEFLKVGVYTGEDKAGLGKFKRREVDVLVGSAPIGTGVDGLQDVCDRLVFLSLTWTHAEYEQIIGRIRRQGSAFRKIEVIIPMVALREDRAGVWSWDDLRKRCIEYKRILADAALDGVIPLDGVIPLDGVMSREEMHRRSMAALHAWIDRVRAGTPSPEETGTPASLA
- a CDS encoding DUF932 domain-containing protein; amino-acid sequence: MAHELATINGRTAMMYVGEVSWHGLGSRLDAPATASEAIAAAGLDYDVALVEPATETGIPIPNKRAVVRTDTDDVLGVVGTSYVPVQNRQAFAFLDAIAAESGIRYHTAGALRRGERIWLLGKLPGSIRVKGSHDTTEKYLLLSNSHDGSSALRVFFTPIRVVCSNTLDMADRGGRGEGIAIRHSGNLAAKVRQAQEVLGLARRYYDDLEVRIDALAGHHPTAAQLARYFEALYPDPEQGSNARARNARDALYNLFERGKGQDIPQVRHTAWAAYNAVTEFVDHHRSTRGRSEHERGANRLESAWFGSGNRLKERAFRLALEMAAG
- a CDS encoding DUF1501 domain-containing protein, giving the protein MRRDPIGCREFARGRASRRQALRVGALGWLGLGLADVLRAEGSAGSPPVRAKSVIFLHQFGGASHHDTFDMKPEAPAEIRGEFSPIASTLDGVSVCEHLPRMARVMDKVCLVRSVQHGTSAHNSAAYYSLTGHKPLIDIVTANASATDFPAYGAIVDHLAPSPRRIPTAVSLPTMIADGPFRTPGEFAGFLGKGHDPLFVLKDPNRDGFSVEELSLPMEVSASRAGDRRSMLAGLARHARLGDRLAQVRGMDAYQQRAFDLLTSPQTQTAFDIHAEAESVRDRYGRTTYGQSVLLARRLVEAGVRFVTVYYSPGIGGWDTHKDNFNTLRDSRLPITDQTLSALLEDLDDRGMLDETMVVWAGEFGRTPRINRDAGRDHWPKCYTILMAGGGLRRGYVHGASDASGAFPVADPCSPDDVSATMFHCLGIDPGTELRDQLDRPVPVSYGSALTPLLAS
- a CDS encoding peptide chain release factor 3; translated protein: MRLRHDERAIGGDSDGIGATTAGEAVGTRGGWGVDPAVREQVRRRRTFAIISHPDAGKTTLTEKLLLYAGRLDVAGMVRGRKTRRAAASDWMDLERQRGISVTSTSLAIDYRGHRINLLDTPGHQDFSEDTYRTLMAADCAVMVLDAVRGVEAQTEKLFRVCALRKIPILTFVNKMDRPGGDPLKVLGEVEEVLGIGAAPLNWPIGSGRDFRGLCDRRTRRVSIFQDGAPGSLVVPTTDGDRDDPACPLLDAGTRAALLDEIALLDGAGEPFDPGRFLRAEVTPVLFGSALTNYGVEAFLDAFLSLSPPPGPRPSDGGPVPPDRPEFSGFVFKVQGNMDSKHRDRIAFLRVCSGRFVRDMEVVNARTGEKLRMSRSHRLFAQDREAVEEAFPGDIIGLASTGQYRLGDTLYQGEPVRYEPLPQFDPEHFAVLTCRDTRRRKQFARGMEQLVEEGAIQAFSDPAEGGREQILAAVGPLQFEVVQARLESEYGVATDLEPLPYTMAHRVESEPTSLLRMPPGSLLTLDRSGRVVALFQSAFDLDAFRGRNPGVRFGSAG
- a CDS encoding DUF1549 and DUF1553 domain-containing protein: MTRRPSPTARRTPPLALALAAALAPLPLSPAVVLGGETPALLTVEPAEVRLDGSRDEAQLIVTGYFDDGSVRDLTAVAEFTSPGAPVVEVYPGGLIRPASAGQARVVARVGTAEAAAAVTVERAGVEHARRFEVEVQPALTKAGCNQGACHGTPTGKEGFRLSLRGFDPDLDHATLSREVGSRRVNPFDPESSLVLLKGTGAVAHEGGRRFGPDDPTYRILRDWIAEGLAAEPEGLPVPTRLEVLPGDRVLDAPAESQQLAARLHFEDGTVRDVTRLARYESSDATVATIGPGGMARKAGTGEATVLVNFGSLVATTRLVFREPVDGLAWTDPPNANFIDEHLSSKLELLRIPPSRSCDDATFLRRAHLDLIGLPPTPGEIRAFLADDRPDRRALVIDGLLGRPEYVDFWAMKWADRLGCNQRFTGHKGAYSYYRWIRDQVAANIPFDEFARAIVTADGPNYVNPPASFYRRIRDPEEAVETVSQVFLGLRLRCARCHNHVADRWTQDDYYGMAAFFSQVRYKNGPQFFETYDKEETVYLQPDREIRQPRTGRVMAPKPLGAPAVALERDEDRREALADWITAPENPFFARAAVNRIWFHLMGRGIVDPVDDLRASNPPISEGLMDALADDFASHGFDVKRTIRLICASRAYQRSAEPNAFNADDDRYFSRATVALLPAEVLLDAISQAAGVDEQLGHLPPGTRAVEVPDGEFSHPFLRTFGRPSRSEACECERERDSTLEQALQLVGGRTVHEKVAEEDNRIGRLMASGAGDEAIVEELFLATVCRPPSDEESALVTPRLAEATDQADRRRVAEDLLWSLLNHPEFLFRH